Proteins from a single region of Weeksella virosa DSM 16922:
- the menD gene encoding 2-succinyl-5-enolpyruvyl-6-hydroxy-3-cyclohexene-1-carboxylic-acid synthase, whose amino-acid sequence MKKKSNLLNVQLVAETFLAANIQHIVLSPGSRNGALTMQFANDDRFITHSIIDERSAAFVALGIAQKLRQPVVICCTSGSAAANYYPAVTEAFYQNIPLIILTADRPEHLVDNFDGQTIRQKNLYQSHSYYSTQLSEKDDTETLTENMLKVKDALTKSKQCMGPVHINMPFSEPFYGSTVEQLITIETLLIPEKEFPEIDIFALSRKWNIAQKKLVLVGLHPTDKHFNQLINYLANDPSVVVLIEVTSNIHNNLFINKIDQIIYNLSSDELENLKPEILLTIGQNVVSKKIKNFIRNHPPKEHWHLDEFWQPDTFQVLNEKILFNKNQFLEDFLPYINPKGSNYYHLWDRIRKEKESKHETYIEKAPYSDLKIFDKIIKTFPNNSNVHYGNSSVIRYALLFDNPKSCSYFCNRGTSGIDGSTSTAVGCATVSKDLTILVTGDISFLYDSNALWNKNLPKNLRIILINNGGGNIFRFIPGPNETDVVEEFFETKHHLKTYGLAETFGLDYWQLDNENEIDNILDIFYNQDTGRAKILEIDTMRIKNATILKDYFSYLA is encoded by the coding sequence CCGCAAATATACAGCATATTGTGTTGTCTCCTGGTTCTAGAAATGGTGCACTGACCATGCAATTTGCCAACGATGATCGTTTTATTACGCATTCGATTATCGATGAGAGATCAGCCGCTTTTGTTGCTTTAGGCATCGCACAAAAATTGAGACAACCAGTAGTAATTTGTTGCACTTCTGGCTCTGCAGCTGCAAATTATTATCCAGCAGTTACTGAAGCTTTTTACCAAAATATACCCCTGATAATCCTTACCGCTGATCGCCCAGAACATTTGGTTGATAATTTTGATGGACAAACGATTAGACAAAAGAATCTATATCAATCTCATAGCTATTACAGTACCCAGTTGAGTGAAAAAGACGATACCGAAACCCTGACCGAAAACATGCTAAAGGTGAAAGATGCTCTTACAAAATCTAAACAATGTATGGGACCTGTACACATCAACATGCCTTTTTCAGAACCATTTTACGGTTCTACAGTCGAGCAACTGATCACTATCGAAACTTTATTAATCCCTGAAAAAGAATTTCCAGAAATAGATATATTTGCCTTATCTAGAAAATGGAATATAGCACAAAAAAAATTGGTTTTGGTCGGATTACATCCTACCGACAAACATTTCAACCAATTGATAAATTATTTGGCAAACGACCCTTCTGTTGTTGTATTAATAGAGGTAACATCTAATATTCATAACAATTTATTTATCAATAAAATAGACCAAATTATCTACAACTTAAGTTCAGATGAATTAGAAAATTTAAAACCTGAAATTTTATTAACAATCGGTCAAAATGTTGTCTCCAAAAAAATAAAAAATTTTATTCGAAATCATCCACCAAAAGAACATTGGCATTTGGATGAATTTTGGCAACCAGATACTTTTCAGGTTTTAAATGAAAAAATTCTTTTTAATAAAAATCAGTTTCTAGAAGACTTCCTTCCGTACATAAATCCAAAAGGAAGTAATTATTATCATCTTTGGGATAGAATAAGAAAAGAAAAAGAATCTAAACATGAAACATACATAGAAAAAGCTCCATATAGTGATTTAAAGATTTTCGATAAAATAATCAAAACCTTTCCGAACAATAGCAATGTTCATTATGGTAATTCTTCTGTTATCCGTTATGCATTGTTGTTCGACAATCCTAAGTCTTGCTCCTATTTTTGCAATCGAGGAACTAGTGGAATCGATGGCTCTACCTCAACAGCGGTAGGTTGTGCTACAGTAAGCAAAGACTTAACAATTCTAGTCACAGGTGATATTAGTTTTCTATATGATTCTAATGCGTTATGGAATAAAAATCTGCCTAAAAATCTAAGGATCATTTTAATCAACAATGGAGGAGGAAATATATTCCGTTTCATTCCTGGACCAAATGAGACCGATGTTGTAGAAGAATTTTTCGAAACGAAACACCATCTAAAAACCTACGGGTTAGCCGAAACCTTTGGTTTAGATTACTGGCAATTAGACAATGAAAATGAAATAGATAACATTTTAGATATTTTTTATAATCAAGACACAGGACGAGCTAAAATTTTGGAGATTGATACAATGCGTATTAAAAATGCAACTATCCTAAAAGACTATTTTTCTTATTTAGCGTAA
- a CDS encoding PTS transporter subunit IIC: MHSLSTFLAKKDVQFSAKRYFVDAMGAMAYGLFATLLVGTILKTFGDEFHVHFLSTVVWPFAQQATGPAIALAIAYSLRAPQLVLFSSAVVGVAAYQLGGPLGVFLSSIIAVECGKLISKETRIDIVITPIVTVLIGILIAQFAGPSVQQIMLWLGQIIGQSTNANPILMGIVIAVLVGMTLTLPISSAALCLMLELDGLAAGAATAGCCAQMIGFATISFRENGIQGFLAQGLGTSMLQMPNIYKNWRIWIPPTLSAAILGPIATTVLLMENTALESGMGTCGLVGQIGTWNAMKNEFSTSSILLKISILHFILPAILAYIIYCILKKINWIRTGDLKIF; this comes from the coding sequence ATGCATTCGCTTTCGACATTTTTAGCTAAAAAAGATGTACAGTTTTCTGCAAAGCGTTATTTTGTCGATGCAATGGGAGCAATGGCTTATGGTCTATTTGCTACTTTGTTGGTAGGTACAATCCTGAAAACTTTTGGCGACGAATTCCATGTCCATTTTTTGTCTACGGTAGTTTGGCCATTTGCTCAACAAGCTACAGGTCCTGCAATTGCATTGGCAATTGCGTATAGTTTGCGCGCCCCTCAGCTAGTTCTGTTTTCTTCTGCAGTTGTCGGTGTTGCTGCCTATCAGTTAGGTGGTCCATTAGGCGTATTTTTATCTTCGATAATTGCAGTAGAATGTGGTAAGTTAATTTCTAAAGAAACACGAATCGATATAGTTATTACACCAATTGTTACAGTATTGATTGGTATACTCATTGCCCAGTTTGCAGGCCCAAGTGTTCAGCAAATTATGCTTTGGCTAGGACAAATTATCGGACAGTCGACCAATGCTAATCCTATTCTTATGGGAATCGTTATTGCTGTTTTAGTAGGGATGACCTTAACGCTACCTATATCCTCAGCCGCTCTTTGCTTGATGCTCGAATTAGACGGCTTAGCTGCAGGAGCAGCCACTGCCGGTTGTTGTGCACAAATGATCGGTTTTGCAACGATAAGTTTCAGAGAGAATGGTATTCAGGGTTTCTTGGCGCAAGGTCTTGGTACAAGTATGTTGCAAATGCCAAACATTTATAAAAATTGGCGCATATGGATTCCACCCACACTTTCAGCTGCAATCTTGGGTCCGATTGCTACAACCGTCTTACTGATGGAAAATACAGCCTTAGAATCTGGTATGGGCACTTGTGGTTTAGTAGGGCAGATAGGAACTTGGAATGCAATGAAAAACGAATTTTCTACATCTTCAATCCTTTTAAAGATCTCGATATTACATTTTATCTTACCCGCAATTTTAGCGTATATTATTTATTGTATATTGAAAAAAATCAATTGGATACGAACAGGAGATTTAAAGATATTTTGA
- a CDS encoding OmpA family protein produces MKKIVLSLSLTILTSFYLLSCKCDTETTSNHVAKTSGDVVEEVVVVNNNGTLDENNNYIYSVGEISDIILPNNDTLNIGEFSTEKKLINQLNDQKFSVNIDKTKDWITLDRVYFDINKSVITDNSLIQIDNIAKILKAYPTATLKIGGYTDNTGDAAINKKISTNRADEVAKALVNKGISANRISTEGYGDQHFLCEANDTDLCRAQNRRVDIRITKK; encoded by the coding sequence ATGAAAAAAATAGTTTTAAGTTTAAGTCTAACTATCCTAACTTCCTTTTATTTATTGTCTTGTAAATGTGATACAGAAACAACCTCTAATCATGTAGCCAAAACATCTGGTGATGTTGTTGAGGAAGTTGTTGTTGTAAATAACAATGGTACATTAGATGAAAACAACAATTATATATATTCTGTAGGAGAAATTTCAGATATTATTTTGCCTAATAATGATACATTAAATATCGGAGAGTTCTCGACAGAAAAGAAACTAATCAATCAACTAAATGATCAAAAATTTAGCGTTAATATCGATAAAACCAAGGATTGGATAACGCTCGATCGAGTTTATTTCGACATCAACAAGTCTGTAATTACAGATAATTCTTTAATCCAAATCGATAATATAGCTAAAATACTAAAAGCATATCCTACCGCAACGCTAAAAATAGGAGGGTATACCGATAATACTGGCGATGCAGCAATCAATAAAAAAATTTCTACCAATCGTGCTGATGAAGTAGCCAAAGCATTGGTAAATAAAGGGATATCTGCAAACCGAATATCAACAGAAGGTTACGGTGATCAACATTTTCTTTGTGAAGCGAATGATACCGATTTGTGTAGAGCGCAAAATCGTAGAGTCGATATCCGAATTACCAAAAAATAA
- the rimO gene encoding 30S ribosomal protein S12 methylthiotransferase RimO has translation MRTKSVGKKKINIVTLGCSKNVYDSEVLMGQLQANKKEVVHEGVGDIVVINTCGFIDNAKEESINTILEYVDLKEQGEVEKVFVTGCLSERYKPDLEAEIPNVDQYFGTRDLPLLLKALGADYKHELVGERLTTTPRHYAYLKIAEGCDRPCSFCAIPLMRGGNISKPIEELVIEAKKLAKKGTKELILIAQDLTYYGLDLYKRRALADLLKELVKVDGVEWIRLHYAFPSGFPEDVLEVIKKEKKVCNYLDIPLQHISTDILKSMRRGTTKEKTNALLDKFRQYVPDMAIRTTLIVGYPGETEEHFNEMKEWVKEQRFDRLGCFTYSHEENTHAYLLEDDVPQEVKEQRVEEIMEIQTQISYELNQEKIGKQFRVLIDRKEGDNFVGRTEYDSPDVDNEVLINAEEVYLSIGDFVQVEIVDAYEFDLIGKLVE, from the coding sequence ATGCGTACGAAATCGGTCGGGAAAAAGAAAATAAATATTGTTACTTTAGGATGCTCTAAAAATGTATATGACTCCGAAGTTTTGATGGGGCAATTACAAGCCAATAAAAAGGAAGTTGTGCACGAAGGAGTAGGAGATATTGTAGTAATCAATACATGTGGATTTATCGATAACGCCAAAGAAGAAAGTATCAACACTATTCTAGAGTATGTCGATCTGAAAGAACAAGGAGAAGTAGAAAAAGTGTTTGTTACAGGATGTCTTTCAGAGCGTTATAAACCAGATTTAGAGGCAGAAATTCCGAATGTCGATCAGTATTTTGGTACTCGCGATTTACCTTTGTTACTAAAAGCTTTAGGAGCAGATTATAAGCACGAGTTAGTGGGTGAACGTTTAACAACAACACCACGTCATTACGCATATCTAAAGATTGCAGAAGGATGCGATCGACCATGTTCATTTTGTGCTATCCCGCTTATGCGTGGAGGAAACATTTCAAAACCGATAGAAGAACTTGTAATTGAAGCTAAAAAATTAGCAAAAAAAGGAACCAAAGAATTAATTCTCATAGCCCAAGATCTTACGTATTATGGCCTAGATCTCTATAAAAGAAGAGCTTTGGCAGATTTACTTAAAGAATTGGTAAAGGTAGATGGTGTCGAATGGATTCGTTTGCACTACGCTTTTCCGTCTGGTTTTCCAGAGGATGTTTTAGAAGTGATTAAAAAAGAGAAAAAAGTGTGTAATTATCTCGACATACCTTTGCAACATATTTCTACCGATATTCTGAAATCGATGCGACGCGGAACCACCAAAGAAAAAACCAATGCTTTGCTCGATAAGTTTCGACAATATGTTCCCGATATGGCTATTAGAACAACACTTATTGTAGGTTACCCTGGTGAGACCGAAGAGCATTTTAATGAGATGAAAGAGTGGGTGAAAGAACAACGATTCGATCGATTGGGATGCTTCACTTATTCACACGAAGAAAATACACATGCATATCTGCTAGAAGATGATGTTCCGCAAGAAGTAAAAGAACAACGTGTAGAAGAGATAATGGAAATCCAAACACAAATCTCTTACGAGTTGAATCAAGAAAAAATAGGTAAACAATTTCGCGTTTTAATAGATCGAAAAGAAGGTGATAATTTTGTCGGGAGAACAGAATATGATTCTCCGGACGTGGACAACGAAGTATTGATCAATGCAGAAGAAGTCTATTTGTCTATAGGAGATTTCGTACAAGTTGAGATAGTTGATGCGTATGAATTCGATTTAATTGGTAAATTAGTAGAATAA
- a CDS encoding glycosyltransferase: protein MENLFFSIIIAVYERPIELIELLQSLSKQTYKNFEVLVVDDGSKNPLEYITNDFSTLLTIRYLYKENSGPGLSRNYGMQQAKGEYFIFLDSDTIVSKDYLSTVNQELNEDYVDAFGGPDDADKSFNILQKAITFSMTSYLTTGGIRGGKKQVNRFQPRSFNMGISRKAYELTNGFSKLRVGEDPDLSMRIWEKGLQTRLFLEAKVLHKRRSTLKSFAKQVYQFGIARPILNQRHPNYIKISFWFPAVFLLANIIAFLLAFSSLFVQGFMKKFLLLPLLFWMFYLVLILVFATKRFGSFMVGLMSIPTTLIQFYCYGFGFLEAQIKLNILQQKPEKAFPRHFYFK, encoded by the coding sequence GTGGAAAATCTTTTTTTTTCTATCATAATTGCCGTTTACGAAAGACCCATCGAATTAATCGAATTACTACAAAGTTTGAGCAAACAAACTTATAAAAACTTCGAGGTTTTGGTGGTAGATGATGGCTCTAAAAATCCGTTAGAATACATCACTAATGATTTTTCTACACTGTTGACGATTCGCTATCTTTATAAAGAAAACTCTGGGCCAGGATTGAGCCGTAATTATGGAATGCAACAGGCAAAAGGAGAATACTTCATATTTCTCGATTCGGATACGATTGTATCTAAAGACTACTTATCTACTGTCAATCAAGAGCTTAACGAAGACTATGTAGATGCTTTTGGTGGTCCAGATGATGCCGATAAGAGTTTTAATATTCTGCAAAAAGCTATAACATTTTCTATGACATCCTACCTTACAACAGGAGGGATTCGAGGGGGGAAAAAACAAGTAAATCGTTTTCAGCCCAGAAGTTTTAATATGGGGATAAGCCGAAAAGCGTATGAGTTGACCAATGGATTTTCTAAGTTAAGGGTAGGAGAAGATCCGGATCTTAGCATGCGAATTTGGGAGAAAGGATTGCAAACTAGGCTTTTTCTAGAAGCAAAAGTTTTGCACAAAAGAAGATCGACACTGAAAAGTTTTGCTAAACAAGTTTATCAGTTTGGCATTGCAAGACCCATACTGAACCAACGGCATCCGAACTATATAAAAATTAGTTTTTGGTTTCCAGCAGTCTTTTTGTTAGCGAATATTATTGCATTTCTGTTGGCTTTTTCTTCCTTGTTCGTACAAGGTTTTATGAAAAAATTTTTGTTATTACCACTACTTTTTTGGATGTTTTATCTTGTTTTGATTTTGGTTTTTGCTACAAAACGTTTCGGTAGTTTTATGGTCGGATTAATGTCTATACCCACAACCTTAATCCAATTTTATTGCTATGGTTTTGGCTTCTTAGAAGCACAAATCAAATTAAATATCCTTCAGCAAAAGCCAGAAAAAGCCTTTCCTCGACATTTTTATTTTAAGTGA
- a CDS encoding DUF2750 domain-containing protein, with product MTEIQLFIQEVFQNQEVVILQSDEGFAITFSESFMYEDDSPLEVICFWSSAQKAKEAQHARWQQHKIKTISLNDYIEQWLIGMIEEVVLVGINLDAKGKGEEALPVDFLLDMCNYGIQNYPTFSLKHFKTLEALRQEIIKFKEESNFNQ from the coding sequence ATGACCGAGATTCAGCTATTTATTCAAGAAGTTTTCCAAAACCAAGAAGTTGTTATTCTCCAATCTGATGAAGGTTTTGCTATAACATTTTCAGAATCATTTATGTATGAAGATGATTCGCCTTTAGAGGTAATTTGTTTTTGGAGCTCTGCCCAAAAGGCAAAAGAAGCCCAGCATGCAAGATGGCAACAACACAAAATAAAGACTATTTCGTTAAACGATTATATAGAACAGTGGTTAATCGGAATGATCGAAGAAGTTGTTTTGGTAGGAATTAATTTAGATGCAAAAGGCAAAGGGGAAGAAGCATTGCCGGTAGATTTTTTGTTAGACATGTGTAATTATGGTATCCAAAACTATCCAACCTTTTCTCTAAAACACTTTAAAACACTAGAAGCATTAAGACAAGAAATTATAAAATTCAAAGAAGAATCTAATTTTAACCAATAG
- a CDS encoding THUMP domain-containing class I SAM-dependent RNA methyltransferase has translation MMAKTFFGFEEVLAQEIKSIGGRDVQIRNRMVEFYGDLGFLYKANYSLRTALRILKPIMNFSVKNDDQLYQRLLKFHWENYLQVDQTFVINATVNSDYFRHSHYAALKVKDAIADRFTNKYGKRPSVDRYNADIRFNLHISHDKVTLSLDSSGESLHKRGYRTETGPAPINEVLAAGLLKIAGWDGKGNFLDPMCGSGTMLLEAAMMASEIPAQLHRKHFAFQNWKDYDETLFTSIRNSRINRIKPFDYKIVGYDNSPMMVKIAEQNIISADLVDLIEVKHQDFFTSRKELFPVLLVFNPPYDERIENDNQIFYKQIGDQLKKFYPNTLAWFITSDLEAKKYVGLRPSKKYKIFNGKLECDFLQYEMYEGSKKQSKND, from the coding sequence ATGATGGCGAAAACTTTTTTTGGTTTTGAAGAAGTTTTGGCACAAGAAATAAAAAGCATCGGAGGGCGAGATGTGCAAATCCGTAACCGTATGGTAGAGTTTTATGGAGATCTTGGATTTCTTTATAAAGCTAATTATAGTTTAAGAACTGCTCTAAGAATCTTAAAACCAATCATGAATTTTTCTGTAAAAAATGATGATCAACTCTACCAGAGACTATTAAAATTTCATTGGGAAAATTACCTACAAGTAGATCAAACTTTTGTTATCAATGCAACAGTAAATTCAGATTATTTTCGTCATTCACACTATGCAGCGCTGAAAGTGAAAGATGCCATTGCCGATCGATTTACCAATAAATATGGGAAACGCCCAAGCGTAGACCGCTACAATGCCGATATCAGATTCAATTTACATATAAGTCATGATAAAGTAACACTTTCACTCGATAGCAGTGGAGAATCATTACATAAAAGAGGATACCGAACAGAAACTGGTCCAGCCCCAATCAATGAAGTTTTAGCAGCAGGTTTACTAAAAATAGCTGGTTGGGACGGGAAAGGAAACTTTCTAGATCCGATGTGTGGCTCGGGAACAATGCTGCTAGAAGCAGCGATGATGGCAAGCGAAATTCCGGCACAATTGCACCGAAAACACTTTGCTTTTCAGAACTGGAAAGATTATGATGAAACACTCTTTACATCAATTAGAAACTCGAGAATTAACCGGATTAAACCATTTGACTATAAAATTGTAGGTTACGACAATAGTCCGATGATGGTGAAAATTGCAGAACAAAACATTATTTCTGCGGATTTGGTTGATCTTATAGAGGTGAAACATCAAGATTTTTTTACATCCAGAAAAGAGCTTTTCCCAGTTTTATTGGTCTTCAACCCGCCATATGATGAGCGAATAGAAAATGATAATCAGATTTTTTATAAGCAAATAGGCGATCAATTGAAAAAGTTTTATCCCAATACCTTAGCTTGGTTTATAACATCAGATCTCGAGGCAAAAAAATATGTTGGTTTGCGTCCTTCTAAAAAATACAAAATTTTTAATGGAAAATTAGAATGCGATTTTCTACAATATGAAATGTATGAAGGTTCGAAGAAACAATCGAAAAATGATTAG
- a CDS encoding ribonuclease H-like YkuK family protein, producing MVLKEAMGYVLGMGYKFIAKPYAFASSSCADWVA from the coding sequence ATGGTACTGAAAGAAGCTATGGGGTACGTTTTGGGGATGGGGTACAAATTCATCGCCAAACCTTATGCTTTTGCAAGCTCATCTTGCGCTGATTGGGTTGCCTAA
- a CDS encoding ribonuclease H-like YkuK family protein — protein sequence MEEKYKTWKNLNGVTYSESIKDLLEDAICRELSAGHELKVCIGSDSHVYGNEVNYATAIVVVRKGKGAFAFLHTERVKEKISLKERLLNEVVRSVEVTYNVYSILDVSYRFGGPCRYKLCRRP from the coding sequence ATGGAGGAGAAGTATAAAACTTGGAAAAATCTTAATGGGGTTACTTATTCCGAATCAATCAAAGATTTGTTAGAAGATGCAATTTGTCGAGAACTATCTGCCGGTCATGAGCTGAAAGTCTGCATAGGTTCGGACTCTCATGTGTATGGTAATGAAGTGAATTATGCTACGGCTATTGTAGTGGTGAGAAAAGGAAAAGGAGCTTTTGCTTTTTTACACACCGAACGAGTGAAAGAAAAAATTAGTCTGAAAGAACGTCTTCTCAACGAAGTAGTAAGATCGGTAGAGGTAACGTACAATGTGTATTCTATTCTAGATGTATCGTATAGATTTGGAGGTCCATGCCGATATAAACTCTGCAGAAGACCATAA
- a CDS encoding GLUG motif-containing protein: MKKTLLTLFAIASFFIGNAQDNQKFAPNVYKSTTTDKTFVVKKDLPSSNWHDNADVSWYTDAQTSFEINSAEQLAGLAKLVMNGKTFEGKTITLTQDIDLASHLWTPIGYSATQAFSGTFDGGNHTVKNIQVIRDKGDFIGFFGQVYNGHLKNTNVENVYLRGRDTMGGFVGNLSTNSTAENCHVKNVDIVATGYNAGGFAGGLLTDSSIHNCSSDGVISGVNQIGGFVGTPWDNTIITESFATGKVSGDYIIGGFAGFSTMAFAPNRINTIKNSYAIVDVNATLERAGGFVGSPQFNMHIENVYAVGKVTSPLHAGAFAGLVGQVQINKSYYNEDLNDLNAYADFEYGETPIDIQGKNTTFMKSQSMVDLLNQNSEELWTISQNINNGYPYLKAQGNMANHNYATQPKVKVYPSITTDLVMIEADVVISNYQIVDTSGRKVMQNSVQTKRTKVQVNHLPKGTYFLLLETEKGKLTSKFIKK, translated from the coding sequence ATGAAAAAAACTCTATTAACTCTCTTTGCTATAGCTTCTTTTTTTATAGGAAATGCACAAGACAATCAGAAATTTGCACCAAACGTGTACAAATCAACAACAACAGACAAAACATTCGTAGTAAAAAAAGATTTACCAAGCAGTAATTGGCACGATAACGCTGATGTTAGCTGGTATACCGATGCCCAAACATCCTTCGAAATTAACTCAGCAGAACAATTGGCCGGATTGGCAAAGCTGGTAATGAACGGAAAAACTTTTGAAGGTAAAACAATCACCCTAACACAAGACATAGATTTAGCTTCTCACCTTTGGACACCGATTGGTTACTCTGCCACACAAGCTTTTTCGGGTACTTTCGATGGAGGAAATCACACTGTAAAAAACATACAAGTAATTCGTGATAAAGGCGATTTTATAGGCTTCTTTGGACAAGTTTATAATGGACATTTAAAAAACACCAACGTAGAAAATGTCTACCTTAGAGGGCGAGATACCATGGGTGGTTTCGTCGGGAACCTCTCAACAAACAGTACCGCTGAGAATTGCCATGTAAAGAATGTCGATATTGTAGCTACTGGCTATAATGCAGGCGGATTTGCAGGCGGATTATTAACAGATTCTTCTATCCATAATTGTTCGTCAGATGGTGTCATTAGCGGCGTTAACCAAATTGGTGGATTTGTTGGTACCCCATGGGACAACACTATAATCACCGAATCTTTTGCAACAGGAAAAGTCTCTGGCGACTATATCATAGGAGGTTTTGCAGGTTTTAGCACCATGGCTTTTGCTCCAAACCGAATCAATACTATAAAAAACTCTTATGCAATAGTCGATGTAAATGCTACATTAGAACGAGCAGGAGGCTTTGTCGGTTCACCACAATTTAATATGCATATAGAAAATGTTTATGCTGTCGGCAAGGTAACATCACCACTCCATGCAGGTGCATTTGCAGGATTAGTTGGCCAGGTACAAATTAATAAATCTTACTATAATGAAGATTTGAATGATCTGAATGCATATGCTGATTTCGAATACGGAGAAACGCCGATCGATATTCAAGGAAAAAATACAACTTTCATGAAATCTCAATCAATGGTGGATCTTCTTAATCAAAACAGTGAAGAACTTTGGACAATTTCACAAAACATCAACAACGGCTATCCTTATCTAAAAGCACAAGGAAATATGGCCAATCACAACTATGCAACCCAACCAAAAGTGAAAGTTTATCCAAGCATCACAACCGACTTGGTAATGATTGAAGCAGACGTTGTTATCTCTAATTATCAAATAGTTGATACTTCGGGTAGAAAAGTAATGCAAAACAGCGTTCAGACAAAAAGAACAAAAGTTCAGGTAAATCATTTACCAAAGGGAACTTATTTTTTATTATTAGAAACCGAAAAAGGCAAGTTAACATCAAAATTCATCAAAAAATAA
- a CDS encoding adenylosuccinate synthase, with protein MSTNVVVGLQWGDEGKGKITDVLAEKSDYVVRYQGGNNAGHTVYVGDDKFVLHLLPSGVLQCKGKCIIANGVVVNPEAFFNEIEKLEARGQRTDHVFISRRAHIIMPYHVLLDEYREEFAGKDLQIGTTKRGIGPCYEDKVARVGIRAIDLLNPEVLKAKIEENLLVKNALFEKLFEKEPLKLEDIYQKYLDYGQRLKERIIDSELEINKGIDEGKSVLFEGAQALMLDIDFGTYPYVTSSSPTTGGVCVGAGVPPTKLKNLIGVSKAYCTRVGNGPFPTELHDELGEQIRQIGFEFGASTGRPRRTGWLDLVALRHACMINGITHLVITKLDVLTGIDKIKVCTAYKTEDGKIIDYFTSSTTKLELYEAQYEELEGWTEDISKISTFDELPKTAQDYIHFIENYLGIEVYLVSVGPERSQNIIRTTLF; from the coding sequence ATGTCAACAAATGTAGTGGTCGGCCTTCAGTGGGGCGACGAAGGAAAAGGAAAAATCACTGATGTTTTAGCCGAGAAATCAGACTATGTTGTTCGTTACCAAGGCGGTAACAATGCAGGTCATACGGTTTATGTAGGTGATGATAAATTTGTTTTGCATCTTTTACCATCGGGTGTTTTACAATGCAAGGGTAAATGTATTATTGCCAACGGGGTCGTAGTCAACCCTGAAGCTTTTTTCAATGAAATTGAAAAATTAGAAGCCAGAGGTCAACGTACCGATCATGTTTTCATTAGCCGTAGAGCACATATCATAATGCCTTATCATGTTCTTTTAGACGAGTATCGAGAAGAGTTTGCTGGCAAAGATTTACAAATCGGCACCACCAAACGAGGCATTGGGCCTTGTTATGAAGACAAAGTTGCACGTGTCGGAATCCGTGCGATTGATTTATTAAACCCGGAGGTTCTAAAAGCAAAAATAGAAGAAAATCTTTTGGTAAAGAATGCCCTTTTCGAAAAGCTATTCGAGAAAGAACCATTAAAATTAGAAGACATCTATCAGAAATATTTAGATTACGGTCAACGACTGAAAGAACGTATAATAGATTCTGAGTTAGAAATCAACAAAGGGATCGACGAAGGAAAATCAGTTCTGTTTGAAGGAGCTCAAGCATTAATGCTCGATATCGATTTTGGCACCTATCCGTATGTTACTTCTTCATCACCAACAACAGGAGGAGTTTGTGTGGGAGCTGGCGTACCTCCGACAAAACTAAAAAACCTGATTGGGGTTTCTAAAGCATACTGTACACGTGTAGGTAACGGACCATTCCCGACAGAATTACACGACGAACTTGGTGAGCAAATCAGACAAATTGGGTTTGAGTTTGGTGCATCAACCGGAAGACCTCGTAGAACTGGTTGGCTAGATTTGGTTGCTCTACGTCACGCCTGTATGATCAATGGAATTACTCATCTAGTGATTACCAAACTAGACGTGTTAACCGGCATAGATAAAATAAAAGTATGTACAGCATACAAAACCGAGGACGGAAAAATAATCGACTACTTCACCTCTTCTACCACAAAACTCGAGCTATACGAAGCACAGTACGAAGAGTTAGAAGGTTGGACAGAGGATATATCAAAAATCAGTACGTTCGATGAATTACCAAAAACGGCTCAAGATTATATTCATTTTATCGAAAATTATTTAGGGATAGAGGTTTATCTGGTTTCGGTGGGGCCAGAAAGGTCACAAAATATTATTCGTACGACCTTATTTTAA